A stretch of Actinomycetota bacterium DNA encodes these proteins:
- a CDS encoding acetyl-CoA C-acyltransferase, which translates to MPEAVIVATARTPIGRAGKGSLIDVRPDDLGAFAVKKALEKIPQLDPAEIEDVVAGCGFPEEEQGMNLGRRIALLAGLPDSVPGTTVNRFCASSLQAIRMAFHAIKAGEGDVFVAAGAESISRVPQLPRDFAAFHPGQGGTTFTSVYMPMGHTAEKVAQKYNVAREDMDVFGKRSQDRAVAAQERGFFDWEISEYTKVDGTVVSKDDGPRAGTTLEKLASLKPAFGENGTITAGNACPLNDGGAAAIVMSAERAAQLGITPLARIVASAVSGIDPEIMGVGPIEAVRKVLKAAGLTIDQIDQFELNEAFAAQVLPVCREVGIDPFGDRVNPNGGAIALGHPYGVTGARIMGTLINGLRETGGRYGLETMCVGGGQGMAMIIERIS; encoded by the coding sequence ATGCCCGAGGCAGTCATCGTTGCAACCGCGCGCACGCCGATCGGCCGGGCCGGCAAAGGCTCACTGATCGACGTTCGCCCGGACGACTTGGGCGCTTTTGCGGTCAAGAAGGCGCTCGAGAAGATCCCGCAACTTGACCCGGCGGAGATTGAAGATGTCGTGGCCGGGTGCGGGTTCCCCGAGGAAGAGCAGGGGATGAACCTCGGTCGGCGCATAGCGTTGCTCGCGGGTTTGCCCGACAGCGTTCCCGGCACGACTGTGAACCGGTTCTGCGCGTCGAGTCTCCAGGCGATTCGCATGGCTTTCCACGCAATCAAGGCCGGAGAGGGCGATGTCTTTGTCGCTGCAGGCGCTGAGTCGATTTCGCGCGTACCGCAGTTGCCCCGCGACTTCGCCGCGTTCCACCCAGGTCAGGGCGGCACGACGTTCACCAGTGTCTACATGCCGATGGGCCACACGGCCGAGAAGGTTGCTCAGAAGTACAACGTCGCGCGCGAGGACATGGACGTGTTCGGCAAGCGTTCGCAAGACCGCGCCGTTGCGGCGCAAGAGCGTGGGTTCTTCGACTGGGAAATCAGCGAGTACACGAAGGTCGACGGCACCGTGGTGTCCAAGGACGACGGTCCGCGGGCCGGCACCACGCTCGAGAAGCTCGCTTCGCTGAAGCCGGCTTTCGGCGAGAACGGCACGATCACGGCCGGCAACGCATGTCCGTTGAACGACGGTGGCGCGGCGGCGATTGTGATGAGTGCGGAGCGCGCGGCGCAGCTCGGCATCACGCCGCTTGCTCGCATCGTTGCCAGCGCTGTATCGGGCATCGATCCCGAAATCATGGGCGTCGGTCCGATCGAAGCTGTTCGCAAGGTCTTGAAGGCAGCCGGACTCACGATCGACCAGATCGATCAGTTCGAGTTGAACGAAGCCTTCGCGGCGCAGGTGTTGCCGGTTTGCCGTGAGGTCGGCATCGACCCGTTCGGTGACCGCGTCAACCCCAACGGCGGCGCGATCGCGCTCGGACACCCGTACGGAGTAACCGGCGCGCGCATCATGGGCACGCTCATCAACGGCCTGCGGGAAACCGGCGGCCGTTACGGACTCGAGACCATGTGTGTCGGCGGCGGCCAGGGAATGGCCATGATCATCGAGCGGATCTCCTAG
- a CDS encoding MoxR family ATPase yields the protein MAQRRSSSPDGDFPTVFNRIVENIEQVIQGKDEQIRLALMCLLAEGHLLIEDVPGVGKTLLAKAIARTIGCDWRRIQFTPDLLPTDVTGATVYNQERREFEFKPGAVFASVVLGDEINRASPKTQSALLEAMEERQVTADGVAYKLPDPFMVIATQNPIEHEGTYPLPFAQLDRFLMRLSIGYPSQAAEIEVLHRHGEHSALLDVSAVCDAALMRAMTDAAKTVHVAESVHHYIVALVAATREAPELSLGASPRAALGLLRAARVHAAALGRRFATPDDVKLLACSVIEHRLAIAPEAEMSGRSGGNILREILERVPVPIGR from the coding sequence GTGGCTCAGCGACGTTCGTCCTCGCCCGACGGTGATTTCCCCACCGTCTTTAATCGCATCGTCGAGAACATAGAACAGGTCATTCAAGGCAAGGATGAGCAAATCCGGCTCGCACTGATGTGCTTGCTTGCCGAAGGGCACTTGCTCATTGAGGACGTTCCGGGCGTCGGTAAGACTTTATTGGCCAAAGCGATCGCGCGCACGATCGGTTGCGACTGGCGTCGCATTCAGTTCACGCCGGATTTGCTGCCGACGGACGTAACCGGCGCAACCGTCTACAACCAGGAGCGTCGTGAGTTCGAATTCAAGCCCGGCGCGGTGTTTGCCAGCGTCGTGCTCGGCGACGAGATCAATCGTGCGTCGCCCAAGACGCAGTCGGCTCTGTTGGAGGCGATGGAGGAGCGGCAGGTGACGGCCGACGGCGTGGCCTACAAACTGCCGGATCCGTTCATGGTCATCGCGACCCAGAACCCGATCGAACACGAAGGCACGTATCCGTTGCCGTTTGCGCAACTGGACCGATTCCTGATGCGGCTGTCGATCGGCTACCCCAGTCAGGCAGCCGAGATCGAAGTGTTGCACCGTCACGGTGAGCACTCGGCGCTCCTGGACGTGTCGGCGGTTTGTGACGCGGCGCTCATGCGTGCGATGACCGATGCGGCCAAGACCGTGCACGTCGCGGAGAGTGTGCATCACTACATCGTTGCGCTCGTCGCCGCGACGCGAGAGGCGCCGGAGCTTTCGTTGGGAGCCAGTCCGCGCGCAGCGCTCGGGCTGTTGCGCGCGGCGCGCGTGCATGCGGCGGCGCTGGGGCGCCGGTTCGCGACGCCCGACGACGTTAAGTTGCTCGCTTGCTCTGTGATCGAGCACCGGCTCGCAATCGCTCCGGAAGCGGAGATGAGTGGCCGCAGTGGGGGAAACATCCTGCGCGAGATTCTTGAGCGGGTTCCTGTGCCGATCGGGAGGTAG